Proteins co-encoded in one Halorussus lipolyticus genomic window:
- a CDS encoding threonine synthase, giving the protein MPYVFECLSCGASIDPDQRPADCPECGGTLEVAHDDLPDSLPDSGRTDLWRYADWLPTAGLELGTEGAPPSSMGEGGTPLVKAPHLSETTAAGFDAEGPELYLKNETTNPTWSWKDRLASVVVPHAVAGGADRIATSSTGNHASAIAAYASRAGIERVLGFLSPSSEPPHHRQIRAYGAEAIRLTDYGERKRLLRQLADSGWFVAYNLADRFTGQPYVYEGYKTIAYEIVEKLREVPGASEVPDAVVVPVGAGDGLYGIWKGFRELSANGIVADKPRMISAESDERHPLAAAFDADAESVGRDDGPEPLSTSTMGATSGDHALAAVRASGGAAYAASRESVEDAIRAVGRDGVFLEPASALASAVVSQAVEEGLLGPDDTVVAVGTGAGVAWPEKTAGAVGESPTVEPELDAIGEAVPFDVDST; this is encoded by the coding sequence ATGCCCTACGTCTTCGAGTGCCTGTCGTGTGGCGCGAGCATCGACCCCGACCAGCGCCCGGCAGACTGCCCCGAGTGCGGCGGGACGCTCGAAGTCGCTCACGACGACCTCCCCGATTCGCTCCCCGACTCGGGCCGGACCGACCTCTGGCGCTACGCCGACTGGCTTCCGACCGCGGGCCTCGAACTCGGGACAGAAGGTGCGCCGCCCTCCTCGATGGGTGAGGGTGGGACCCCGCTGGTCAAGGCCCCGCATCTCTCGGAGACCACTGCCGCCGGATTCGACGCCGAGGGTCCCGAACTCTATCTGAAGAACGAGACCACCAACCCCACGTGGTCGTGGAAGGACCGCCTCGCGTCGGTGGTCGTCCCCCACGCCGTCGCTGGTGGTGCGGACCGAATTGCGACCTCCTCGACCGGCAACCACGCCAGCGCAATCGCGGCCTACGCCTCGCGGGCCGGAATCGAGCGCGTCCTCGGCTTCCTCTCGCCGTCCAGCGAACCGCCCCACCACCGACAGATTCGGGCCTACGGGGCCGAAGCCATCCGACTCACCGACTACGGCGAGCGCAAGCGACTCCTCCGCCAACTCGCCGACTCGGGGTGGTTCGTCGCCTACAACCTCGCCGACCGCTTCACCGGCCAGCCCTACGTCTACGAGGGCTACAAGACCATCGCCTACGAAATCGTCGAAAAGCTACGCGAGGTGCCGGGAGCCAGTGAGGTCCCGGATGCGGTCGTCGTTCCCGTGGGCGCAGGCGATGGTTTATATGGTATCTGGAAAGGCTTCCGGGAACTCTCGGCCAACGGCATCGTCGCGGACAAACCCCGGATGATAAGCGCCGAGAGCGACGAGCGCCACCCCCTCGCCGCCGCGTTCGACGCCGACGCCGAATCCGTCGGCCGGGACGACGGCCCGGAACCACTCAGCACCTCCACGATGGGGGCGACCTCAGGCGACCACGCCCTCGCCGCGGTCCGGGCCTCCGGCGGCGCGGCCTACGCCGCGTCCCGCGAATCGGTCGAGGACGCCATCCGGGCGGTGGGTCGAGACGGTGTGTTCCTCGAACCGGCCTCGGCGCTCGCGTCCGCCGTGGTCTCGCAGGCAGTCGAGGAGGGCCTCCTCGGCCCGGACGACACCGTGGTCGCGGTCGGAACCGGCGCGGGGGTCGCGTGGCCCGAGAAGACCGCGGGCGCGGTCGGGGAGTCGCCGACCGTCGAACCCGAACTGGACGCAATCGGCGAGGCGGTCCCGTTCGACGTGGATTCGACGTAG